A stretch of DNA from Thermoanaerobaculia bacterium:
CGGCGCCGCGGAACACCGCTCTCGTCGTGTCGCCTTCCGGCGAGGTCGTCCGGTACGCGAAGATCCACCCCTTCACGTACGCCGGCGAGCACCGCCACTATGCCGGGGGGGACCGCGTCCTGACGGTCGCGATCGGGGGCGTTCGCGTGACGCCGTTCATCTGCTACGACCTGCGGTTTCCCGAGCCCTTCCGCTTCGCCGCGAAGGAGACGGACCTCTTCACGGTCGTCGCGAACTGGCCCGATACGAGAAGAGAGCATTGGCGAACCTTACTCAAGGCGCGCGCGATCGAGAATCTCGCGTACGTGGCGGGCGTCAACCGCGTCGGGACGGGAGGCAAGCTCCGCTACACGGGCGACTCGGCGCTGATCGATCCGTGGGGCGAGACGGTGCTCGAGGGGGACGACTCCGACCGCGTGCTCGTCGCCGACGTCGACCC
This window harbors:
- a CDS encoding carbon-nitrogen family hydrolase, whose protein sequence is MRVALVQFDIAWEDVAENHRRVAERLERAAADGARLALLPEMFPTGFSMDASGIAQEPGGPTETFLRDQAAKHGMWIIGSVPEAGEPAPRNTALVVSPSGEVVRYAKIHPFTYAGEHRHYAGGDRVLTVAIGGVRVTPFICYDLRFPEPFRFAAKETDLFTVVANWPDTRREHWRTLLKARAIENLAYVAGVNRVGTGGKLRYTGDSALIDPWGETVLEGDDSDRVLVADVDPARVAEARKKFPVLEDVRPEAYRR